TCGGGATTGTGGAAATTCCCAATACAAACCAAACCACTGCCGCCAACCTGTACATTCCTTACGAAGATGCGAAGCGGTTGGCCGGGATGGATCAGGATGACGTAAACCAAGTATATGTGCAGATGGCCGATGCTTCCGATGCGGAGGACATCTCGAAATCGCTTACGGATCAACTCGGGCCGCTAAACGTCATTAGCGAGGATAGTTTGGTTCAAGTGATGGGAGGCGTCGGAAGGATATCCGCCCAGTTTTCGACCATTGCGGCGGCGGTGGGCTTGATCGGCGGGGTACTCCTGGCGTGGTTTTCCTTAAGCGGATTGATCAACGAACGTCGACGGGAAGTCGGGATTATGAAAGCGATTGGTTGGAAAGGAAATCAAGTGATCCGAATTTTTGTTTCGGAAGCTGTGTTGTTAAGCAGTATCGGAGCACTTGTGGGTGTGGGAATCGGTTTGCTCGGTGCCCTCGGTTTACAACAATTACCCTCTCCCGACTTTTCCGTTTCCAACACGACGCCTCATTTGCAGGATCATACGGGGCCGACTGAAGAAGTTTCGTTGCCGATTCGGCTCGACTGGCTCCCTTTTGTTATTGCTTTTTCGGCTGCCATGATCGGAGGGGCTGTGGCCGGTTGGTATCATTCCAAACAGGCGGCCAAAATCAAACCCGCTCAAGTGTTACGGCAAAAGTGAAGAAAAGGGAGAGGGTCACCCTCTCCTTTTTTCATAAAAAGAGAAACGTCACCATGATGATGGCTGCCATGGCCGGAATGCTTACCATCACCCCCCGTAGGATTTGATTCGAAACGCGATTCGTAAATTTCGATCCAATATAAGAGCCGCTCATCATTCCGCCATTCACTTGTAACAGCAGCCAGAAATCCAAATAACCGGCTTGCCAGTAACCCAATGAACCAAAAAATGCGATCGGGATCATGGTCAATAAGGTGGTTCCCGCCGCTTGGCGAAGGGGCAGTCCGATCAGGGACAACAATCCCAACTGGATTAAAGGCGATAACCCGATACCAAAAACTCCGAATAAAAATCCAGTTAAGATCCCCACTCCGCTCAGAGCCGCTATCGGATGACGGCTGCCATCCACTGTCTGAGCGGGTCGATGGTTCATTCTCGTGCGATACCACATGAGAAAAGACGCTAAAAGCAGCATGACAACTGTAAACAGGATCAATACGTCACCCGGAATCAATCGGGCTACCTGAGAGCCGCCGTAAGAACCGACGGCTCCGGTCAATCCGATCACGATTCCGGTTTTCATGTGTACATTTCCTTGGCGGTAATGACCTGCCGCGCCCGAAAGGGTGGCAAACAGGATCGATACCAATGCGGTTCCCAACGCCATGTGCACAGGAATACCAAACAAGGATGTCAGGATGGCAATGATAAACCCGGCACCGCTTGCCCCTACAAATCCCAACAGTAGACCGATGAAAAACATAACTAAAATAAGTGTCATCGTACCGGCTCTACCCGAATGGCCGTAGCTTTAATTTGGGCATATACGGGATTTCCCGGTTTGATTTTTAAATGTTGCAATGCCTGAACACTGATTTTGGCTGTCAACTCCAGGTCCCCCTTCATCACTAATCGCGATCGTCCAGAACCATCTTCTGTGATGTCCAACACGGTTACCGGAAAACAATTTTGAGCCGAGTTTGGATATTTTTTGCTGGAAATAACGACATCGGTCGGATCGATCGTCACCAAAACCTGCCCCTCATTCTCTCCAACCGCGATTAAGGATCCCCCCTTTTCCAGCTGTACAGACAACAAGTTAGGGCCTTTCTTTTTTGCAAACCCGTGATAGGAATTCAACCCGGTAAATTCAGCAACAAATCGACTTCGAGGTCGGCTTTTCAGTTCTTGGAACGGGCCTTTCTGCACAAGCTTTCCGTCTTCCATTACGTATATTTCATTTCCGAAAGTTAATGCATCCATCGGATCGTGTGTCACCAGGATGGACGGAATGGAAGCCGTTTCGAGAATGCTCTTCACCTCTGTTCGAATCAATCGCCGCGTTTGAACATCCAAGGCGGAGAACGGCTCATCCAGCAGCAAAACAGTCGGTTCAATGACGATCGCCCTCGATAATGCGACCCGTTGTTGTTCCCCTCCGGATAAATCGGTTGGATGGCGGTCCAGCAGATGACTCATCTTGCACAGTTCGGCTACTTCCATAACCCTCCTTTTTATCTCCTTTTGTGTCATCCTGCCTCTTGCACGAAGCCCGAACGCCATATTCTCAAACACCGAAAGGTGGGGAAACAAAAGATAGTTTTGAGGAACATAGCCAATGCCCCGGCCTTCCGGTGCGATATTGATCCCCCTGGTTTTGTGGTATAAAAACCGACGGGCCAATTGGACTTGTCCTTCATCCGGCTTAATAAATCCAGCCACCATTTTGAGGAGGGTGGACTTCCCACTCCCACTTGCACCGGCCAGAACGGTAATCCCCTCATGAAAGTTTGTCCGCACTTGTAATCGGAAATCGGCATATCGCTTTTTCACATCTACATACATCACACAAGATCCTTTCTCAAAGTGATGAGACGAACACAAAACATCAAGGTGATACTGATGGTCAACAGTAGTGCAGCCAGAACAATCGCCACTTGCATATCGCTCTGCATAGCTGAATAAATGGCGAGAGGCATCGTTTCCGTTTTGCCGATAAAGCTTCCGGCAAACATAATCGTGGCCCCAAACTCCCCCAATGCGCGAGCCCAGCTGGTCAGCAGCCCAGAAATCAGATAAGGTTGTGCCAGCGGTAGACTGACTCGGGAAAACGTTTGGAACCAATTGGCTCCCAATGAACGGGCCATGGCTTCCATCTCTTGATGGGTGGTTCCAAATCCCGCCCGGGCCGCTCTGATGTAAAACGGAGCGGCAATAAACATCTGTGCGAGAATCACGGCAAGAGGTGTAAATGAAATCGAGATCCCCCATTGATACAGGGGTTCTCCAATGATCCCCCTTCGGCCGAACGCCATGAGCAGACCGATTCCCGCCACCGAAGGTGGAACCACCATGGGGAGATCGATAATAATGTTGACCAGATTTTTGCCGGGAAAGGTGTATCGAGCCATCGCATAAGCCAGCGGGGTACCGAATAAAACGATCAGACCTGCGGATATGGTCGTGGTATAGAGACTGATCTGAAAGGCAGAAACAACATGGGGGCTTTGCAAAGCCATTCGCACATTTTCGACATCAATGGAAAAAAACAACGATAGGACGGGCAGGCAAAGGAAACTGAGCATGGTGAAGGAGCTGACAAAAAGAAAAAAAAACATCCCCAATGGAAGGGAGAACTTTTCAAACCGATGGGTTTCTTGGGGATGTTTGGACGTCATGGTTTCTTGGTTCAACGAGAATCCCTCACTTTTTTATCGGTCAGTACGGCTGAAAATGATGTTTGGCGAGGATTGTTTCACTCTCTTCGCTTTGGAGCCACTCGAAGAACTCGTTTGCTTCTTTTGACGCAGTTGTCAACTTAACCAGGAAATATTCCGGCTGTACGGCGTAGTCGGAGGGGATGGAGAAGGTATGCAAATCCTTCTGATTCTCTTCGTTCAAGGAAGAGCGGTAGGCCATCCCTGCGTCTGCTTCACCCAGACGAACCTTGGTGATCACTTCTGGTTCGCTATGTTCATTTGAAACGAGATTCTCCATGACCGACCGGTAGAAGTGATGGCCGAAATCACCGGATTGTTCCGCATTTTTCAATGCCTGCCGGGAGTACATGCCGATGGGAGAACCTTCTTCCCCCAGGACCAACCGGACGTTCTTTTTCGTTAAGTCATTCATCGAAACAATCTCTTTACTCTTCTCTTTACTCACCAGCACAATCAACTCGGTTTTGGCAAAGGGCAGGTACTGTTGAACCAACCCTTGCTCTTGAAGGGCAATCACATCCGACTCCTGAGCAGCAAACAGTATTTCAGCCGGTGCACGTTGTTCAATCTGGGTTCGCAGCACATGAGTTCCGGCATAATGGAGGATCAGCTTTTGACCGGTCTTCTCTTCATATTGTTGCTTTGCCTCATCCAGAAAGGGAGCAAGGCTGGCTGCAGCGAAAATATGAAGTTCAGCACGGGGTTGTGCTTCCATGCTCCCGCATCCGGACAGCATAATCACAAACAATGCCAGCCATATCCATTTTTTTCTCACCGATCAGCCACCAGCCATCGGCATCAGAATATTCACCCGATCTCCTTCATGGAGAGGGGTGTGATAATCCATCACCATTTCGTCGTTGACGACCATTAAAATCCCTTTCCGGATCGCTTCCTCTTCAATTAATAGTTTTTTTGTCTCTTGATCCAAACGTTTAGAAAGAAATAGGGTTGCCTCCGTCAACGAAGCGCGCATAGGTAGATCCAACGTCAATTCATGGGTGTCCAGCGCATCCCTCAGTTGTCCATTGGCAGAAAAAGTCACCATCATAAACCCATCACTCCTTTGTCCAATTCACCGCAGACAGAACAGTCGGGGTTCCGTATTACTTTGATGTTTTGAAAAGTGGTCGTTTCACCGTTGTAAACCATCAGTTGGTTATAGAGGGGTTGGCCAACCCCCGTGATGATCTTGACTCCTTCCATTGCTGCCAAGGCTCCCATGGTGCCGGAGACTGCACCGATAATGGGAAAGGGCAGTTTCCATTCCTCACTTTGGAACCCCAAGCACTCCAAACACGGTGTTTCACCCGGTTTGATACTCGTCAGATAACCGTCTGCATAACATACGGAAGCTTCAACCATGGGCTTGTTTTGGCGAACGCATTCCCGGTTTAACGCCTTTCGTTCCTCAAAATACGGGGGACAATCAAAAGCGATATCCACCTCAGCCACCATGTTTTCCACGTTCTCTTCATTTACATTTTCTTTGATCGTGACAATCTCAATGGAAGGGGTGAGTTGTTTAATAAAGCGGGATACCGATTCAACAGGGGAAGTTTTCCCGACCGCTTCATATGGGGACAGGATCCACCGATTCATATGTCCTAATTCCGGTACTCCTCCATGGGCAATCACCAGTTTTCCGATTCCGGCCATGGCCAGATAGAGGGCTGTAGGAGAGCCCAGGCCACCTACCCGGGTGACCAAAGCGGAGGCACCCTTGAGCTTTTTTTGAGCGGATTCTCCGAAATCGGGAATCATCATCTGCCAACCGAATTGTTGTTTGTCGATCTCTGTCAACGGAATCATGGTCCCATCTCTCCCTGAGGGCTCATATTTTTTTCTTGACCAGATACCAGTCAGTGACTTCGCAACCTTGGGGACTATCCAGCCGTTTTTTTAGATCGTTCACGTTTTGTGGTGGAGGAACCACAACAGGCTCGTCCCTTTCCCAATTGGCGGGAGCGGCTACCGAGTGTTTGTCAGCCATTTGGAGAGCATCCACCAGCCGCAGGATTTCCTTGATGTTCCGACCGACATTCATCGGATAATAAATGATCGCCCGAATGATTTGTTGTGGATCGATTACAAATACACAACGGACAGTGGCCGTTTCACTGGCATGGTCATGGATCATTCCAAACTTTCTGGCCACTTCGGTCGTCAGATCCGCAATAACCGGGAACGGAATCTCGGTTCCTGTTTTTTCACGGATGTTGTTGACCCATGCCAGATGAGCAGAAAGACTGTCTACACTTAAACCGATTAACTCGACGTTTCTGTCGGCAAATGAGGAGTAATTTTCTGCAAAGGCCAGGAATTCGGTGGTACACACCGGTGTGAAATCAGCCGGATGAGAAAAGAGCACGACCCATTTGTCTCGATAATCAGACAGCGATCGGTCCCCGAAAGTGGTTTTGGCTTTGAACTCCGGTGCACGGTCTCCTATTTTTGGCATCCCAGTCTTTTGTTCATTGAAGGGTTCCATCGGCAGTGCCATCATGGATCATCCTTTCTTTTCTTTAGAATGTTAGGCAATATATACGGGTTTCCCGCATGTTTGACAGTGGTCATTCCGTTTTACTTTGACCTTGTTCGTACGTGAGCTTCTCCCATCAAGTACCAACAGTTGGTTATATAACGGGGTTCCATAGCCGGTTATGATTTTGATGGCTTCCATGGCGGCTAAACTGCCGATGGTTCCCGCAACGGCGCCTAAAATCGGAAAGGGCAGTTTCCATTCAGGACTGGTAAAGCCCAAACAATCCAGACAAGGGGTGATTCCGGGTTTGAGGCTGGTTAGGTAGCCGTCCAGTCCGCACACCGAAGCTTCCACCATCGGTGTTTCTTGACGAACGCATTCCTCATTCAGCAGATACCGTTCCTCAAAAGTCGGGGGACAGTCCAGCACGACATCCACCTGTGAAACCATCGACTCCACATTGGAAGGGTGAACGTTGTCTTCTATCACCACCGTTTCAATGGTGGGATTAATTTGTTTGATATGATCGGATGCAGTGACCGCTGGAGATATTTTTCCTACGGTATCGTATCGGGCGAGGATCATCCGATTCATTTGCCCCATGATCGGTGGACCGCCGTGGGCCAAGACCAGCTTACCAATACCGGCCATTGCCAAAAATAACGCCGCCGGTCCCCCCAAGCCGCCTACACGTGTCACAAGGGCGGACGACTGTTTCAGTTTTTTTTGTGATTCCTCCCCAAACTGGGGAATCATGATCTGCCAACCGAAACGTTCTTTTTCTTCCGAGTTTAAATCCAATCCATCATTCCTCCGTTCCATTTTTCATGGGATAACCTCGATTTTCCCAGTCCAACATCCCGCCCGACAGGCTGAAAACGCGGGAAAATCCACAATCATTTAAAATTTCCGCTGCTTTTAAGCTCCTTTTTCCACTCTTACAAACCAGCATGATTCGCTTTTTCTCAGGAAGTTCAGAGGATCGCTCCTGCAACTCGTCCAATGGAAGGTGCAGGGTTTTAGGGATATGTCCCGACATATATTCTTTTTGCTTTCGTACGTCCACCCAGATCGTTTGCTCGTCACCGTAATAGGAAACGGCATCTTCCAATGCGATTTCAAACGATGATGAGATCGGCTCGGACGCCGTCGATGGGGTGAATCCACAAAACTCCTCATAGTCCATCAGCGCATGAACCGTTGGTTCCTCTCCGCACACGGGACAATCTTTTCTCTTCATGCGGCGGAACTTATAAAATTCCCCGGATAAAACATGGTAGGTTAAGGTATGTTCATCCAGTACAGAATCTAATTGGAGCAGAATTT
Above is a window of Desmospora profundinema DNA encoding:
- a CDS encoding ABC transporter permease — its product is MKNYLFSQFQHRMWRTAGVIAGIALGTALFITLTVLGRGYQESAKLPLKGVESDMVITRPAEGNGPNQNTRGIRMPFGTETITREEVGTISRTDGVAHVSPVLQLWDFGEDSYTTIAGVDPLEKEVGPLKALESGMDKGRAFTPGETGVAVADLHFAAFYQLQPGDPVQIDGETFTVIGIVEIPNTNQTTAANLYIPYEDAKRLAGMDQDDVNQVYVQMADASDAEDISKSLTDQLGPLNVISEDSLVQVMGGVGRISAQFSTIAAAVGLIGGVLLAWFSLSGLINERRREVGIMKAIGWKGNQVIRIFVSEAVLLSSIGALVGVGIGLLGALGLQQLPSPDFSVSNTTPHLQDHTGPTEEVSLPIRLDWLPFVIAFSAAMIGGAVAGWYHSKQAAKIKPAQVLRQK
- a CDS encoding sulfite exporter TauE/SafE family protein, producing MTLILVMFFIGLLLGFVGASGAGFIIAILTSLFGIPVHMALGTALVSILFATLSGAAGHYRQGNVHMKTGIVIGLTGAVGSYGGSQVARLIPGDVLILFTVVMLLLASFLMWYRTRMNHRPAQTVDGSRHPIAALSGVGILTGFLFGVFGIGLSPLIQLGLLSLIGLPLRQAAGTTLLTMIPIAFFGSLGYWQAGYLDFWLLLQVNGGMMSGSYIGSKFTNRVSNQILRGVMVSIPAMAAIIMVTFLFL
- a CDS encoding ABC transporter ATP-binding protein, encoding MYVDVKKRYADFRLQVRTNFHEGITVLAGASGSGKSTLLKMVAGFIKPDEGQVQLARRFLYHKTRGINIAPEGRGIGYVPQNYLLFPHLSVFENMAFGLRARGRMTQKEIKRRVMEVAELCKMSHLLDRHPTDLSGGEQQRVALSRAIVIEPTVLLLDEPFSALDVQTRRLIRTEVKSILETASIPSILVTHDPMDALTFGNEIYVMEDGKLVQKGPFQELKSRPRSRFVAEFTGLNSYHGFAKKKGPNLLSVQLEKGGSLIAVGENEGQVLVTIDPTDVVISSKKYPNSAQNCFPVTVLDITEDGSGRSRLVMKGDLELTAKISVQALQHLKIKPGNPVYAQIKATAIRVEPVR
- a CDS encoding ABC transporter permease, encoding MNQETMTSKHPQETHRFEKFSLPLGMFFFLFVSSFTMLSFLCLPVLSLFFSIDVENVRMALQSPHVVSAFQISLYTTTISAGLIVLFGTPLAYAMARYTFPGKNLVNIIIDLPMVVPPSVAGIGLLMAFGRRGIIGEPLYQWGISISFTPLAVILAQMFIAAPFYIRAARAGFGTTHQEMEAMARSLGANWFQTFSRVSLPLAQPYLISGLLTSWARALGEFGATIMFAGSFIGKTETMPLAIYSAMQSDMQVAIVLAALLLTISITLMFCVRLITLRKDLV
- the modA gene encoding molybdate ABC transporter substrate-binding protein: MRKKWIWLALFVIMLSGCGSMEAQPRAELHIFAAASLAPFLDEAKQQYEEKTGQKLILHYAGTHVLRTQIEQRAPAEILFAAQESDVIALQEQGLVQQYLPFAKTELIVLVSKEKSKEIVSMNDLTKKNVRLVLGEEGSPIGMYSRQALKNAEQSGDFGHHFYRSVMENLVSNEHSEPEVITKVRLGEADAGMAYRSSLNEENQKDLHTFSIPSDYAVQPEYFLVKLTTASKEANEFFEWLQSEESETILAKHHFQPY
- a CDS encoding MoaD/ThiS family protein, which produces MMVTFSANGQLRDALDTHELTLDLPMRASLTEATLFLSKRLDQETKKLLIEEEAIRKGILMVVNDEMVMDYHTPLHEGDRVNILMPMAGG
- a CDS encoding HesA/MoeB/ThiF family protein translates to MIPLTEIDKQQFGWQMMIPDFGESAQKKLKGASALVTRVGGLGSPTALYLAMAGIGKLVIAHGGVPELGHMNRWILSPYEAVGKTSPVESVSRFIKQLTPSIEIVTIKENVNEENVENMVAEVDIAFDCPPYFEERKALNRECVRQNKPMVEASVCYADGYLTSIKPGETPCLECLGFQSEEWKLPFPIIGAVSGTMGALAAMEGVKIITGVGQPLYNQLMVYNGETTTFQNIKVIRNPDCSVCGELDKGVMGL
- a CDS encoding peroxiredoxin, which codes for MALPMEPFNEQKTGMPKIGDRAPEFKAKTTFGDRSLSDYRDKWVVLFSHPADFTPVCTTEFLAFAENYSSFADRNVELIGLSVDSLSAHLAWVNNIREKTGTEIPFPVIADLTTEVARKFGMIHDHASETATVRCVFVIDPQQIIRAIIYYPMNVGRNIKEILRLVDALQMADKHSVAAPANWERDEPVVVPPPQNVNDLKKRLDSPQGCEVTDWYLVKKKI
- a CDS encoding HesA/MoeB/ThiF family protein, with protein sequence MDLNSEEKERFGWQIMIPQFGEESQKKLKQSSALVTRVGGLGGPAALFLAMAGIGKLVLAHGGPPIMGQMNRMILARYDTVGKISPAVTASDHIKQINPTIETVVIEDNVHPSNVESMVSQVDVVLDCPPTFEERYLLNEECVRQETPMVEASVCGLDGYLTSLKPGITPCLDCLGFTSPEWKLPFPILGAVAGTIGSLAAMEAIKIITGYGTPLYNQLLVLDGRSSRTNKVKVKRNDHCQTCGKPVYIA